A stretch of DNA from Halictus rubicundus isolate RS-2024b chromosome 13, iyHalRubi1_principal, whole genome shotgun sequence:
TTCcttcatattttgcaacttcaaatttatgatacgaacgagccctttcccagcgaaagatattctcatgtaaggacgaaaagttgaggcaggtaaaaccatttttcgcctatttttgccggtaacctggtcactctacgtTATCGCGAATTTGCGTGGTCTTGGCTCTTCGGGATCCTGAGATCATTCTAGAACCCTGACAGAACCAGAAAAGAGATTATGCGGAGAAAATTGAACGTTTCGACTCACCGTGTTGGTGACGTCCGCCTGCATGCCGGTGTCCTCCTCGACGCCAGCCTTGATCAGATCCTCCTCCTTCTCATTATCCGGCGTGTTCAGGTACTCGTCGTAATCCTGCTCGAGACTCTTGGTCTTCGCCTGGGCATCCTCGATCTTCGATCGCGTTTTCTTCTCTTGCGCGTTCCTCGCGAACTTCCTCTCCTCCAGTTTCGGCGCGTTTTCAGCGACTTTCTTACTGAGCTGACTGGCAGCACCAACGTACGAACCTTTCCCTTGCGGCAACGGTCTGGTGACGTTCTTGATCTCCATCTTCAGGTACGCGAACGCGTCTCTCTTGGCGTACCTGTCGACCCCGGTGTTCCTATAGTCTCTCTTCGCGGTGGGTTTAACCGTCCCAGGATCATCGGCCGTGAGCCTCCTGATGATATCGTCGAACGACTTGAGCGGCGGTTTCTTCTCGCCCTTGAAGAAGTCGTTGTCGAAGTCTTCGTCGTCCTctgtccggttctcgtcctcgGCCGAGGCgtcctcctcttcctcgtcCTTCTCCCGATCCTCCAGCGGCTCGTGGTACTCGTAATCGTCCGAGTCCTCGGTCCTCTTTCCCGACGAGTTCGTTCTCTTCCGCCACTCGTCGATCCTTTTGTTCTCCTCGGAGTCGTCGTGCCGGTGTCTTTTTCTCCCGTCCAGATGCCAATCGCGTCTCGATCCGATCCTGTGCTTCCTCCCGTTTTTCCACCAGCTGTGCTGCTGTCTATCCAGCTCGTACGAGGACTTCTCGTCCTCGTAATCGGAAGAGGACTCCTCCCTGGTCCTGGGCCTGTGACGGGTCCTGTCGTACCTACGCCAGTAGCTCCTCCATCTTGGGGATGCTCCGCGTCTCTCGTCCTCCCCGTCGAACCAATCGCGATAGCCTCTGTCGTGATACCTGGCCGGATAACGCGACGCGAACATGCGCCCGTGCAGGCTGATCCTGGCCGATCTTGGATAGGATCTTTCGTAGTATGCGTCGTAATCGTCCTCCCCTTCGTCCTCTCTGTCGCCGAACGAGCCGTCCTCGTAGTCCAGCTCCTGGGACCAAGTAGGCGACCGTCTGTCGGCTATCGTCAAATCGTGACGGTCGCTTCTTCTGGCAGCAGGCTCGTGTCGGTGTCTGTGCCGGTGTCTAGCGTTGCTACCCGTGTCCTCGCGGTGCTGCTTGGCGGCCTTGACAGCGACCAGGCCGCAACCCATCAGCAGCATCGACAGCAACAACAGCCTCCTGTCGAGCGTCATTTCGTCTACCTAAGCCCTGTGTGTCCCTTCGTAAGCACCTTACATCATCCCGGCCTGATCCTCGGCCCCGATGGACCACGTCGGCTCAACGACCTCGAGGCTCCACCACCTCGGTACCGATCAAGTCACACGGCTCGCGAAGATCCGGGACTCGCTGGTGTCCCGGTCGAGGCATCAATGATCAATTGAATGGCGATCGCCGCGGCTCGACTCCGTCGAATCCCTCGacgtgagaaagagagagggagggagagagcaCCACGTCCGATCCACGTGGTGATCGCGGGGACCAGGTGGAAGAGCGAATCAATCGGCGCGGGCCGACACTCGCGCACAACTGCTCCTGGCCCGGTTCCAGTTCACTCGATTCCGTAAAAATGTCAACGCAACGGTAAGCCCTCGCCTCTTTCCTCGTCGGTCTCTCCGGTCACGTTCTGTCGTCGACACCCGGTTGACAGTCTCTCTCAGCCCCTGGTCTCACGCATCGCGCGAGCCCAGGCGTTTATAGATCACCCGTCTCCGATCGAAACCGAGTTGAAATCGCTACGGTTAACTCTCCGGTCGCTAACTGTTGGTAATTTCTCACGGTTCCTAGAGGAATTTGATCTACGTCTTTGACAGTTCTGGCAAAGCGTACGTGTCTCGCTCGTGTGGATCGTCCTCGCGGGGATCACCGGCGAACACCCACCGATTCTGTCTCTCCCtcgacaagagagagagagaggaagaaagagagagagagagagagttcggcACACAGAGATCACACCGAATCGTATCGCGGACCGAATGTCGCGGCCGACTGAGGCCAGCCTCTCCGGCCGCCGGCCTGAGAGATCGCGGAACCTAACGCGCATGCGTGCGGCCGATATTCGTCTCCCCCTCCCGCCCCCTCTCTCCGTCACCCTCCTCGGACGAGGCTTTTCTGCTTCCCCTTCGTCCCTTACCTGTGCGCCGGTGTGCCACCGCAACACAACCGTGAACACACCGTGTGCCCGTGGACTCCCATGGACAACAGGAACCGATACACACGGGACACCGTGGACGATCGTGCTTGGAACGCCCGATATCGGCCAGACGAACCGTCTCCGCGTCGATGATCCATCTCCTCGGTTTGTCCCGGAGGTCTCTGCCGACTCTACGCTGTCTTATCTTAGCTGTGGACCCTCCGACGCGACTGTGAAATAGGTGCACGAGAGCTGTTAGCAGAGTGGTTCGTTCATTTTTAGTTACGAGTACGGGTTTTCGATAGAGCTGCGATAGGTAGTGAGAGGGACAATGAATTACTTCTTGGTTAAGATTCTTTATCTGCTGTTTGAGACCAAGTTCGAAAATTCGTACGGGAATATGTCTTAAAATTGACTCGTAGCATTTTGGGCCAACTTTGACCGACTTGACGGTCGGGTTTTGACGATTTTTTTATACGATTTCTTTTTGGAACGGCGTGCATAGTAACGTatgtttcagctttaatttgagccctcgACAGTTCGAAAATTAC
This window harbors:
- the LOC143360458 gene encoding uncharacterized protein LOC143360458 is translated as MTLDRRLLLLSMLLMGCGLVAVKAAKQHREDTGSNARHRHRHRHEPAARRSDRHDLTIADRRSPTWSQELDYEDGSFGDREDEGEDDYDAYYERSYPRSARISLHGRMFASRYPARYHDRGYRDWFDGEDERRGASPRWRSYWRRYDRTRHRPRTREESSSDYEDEKSSYELDRQQHSWWKNGRKHRIGSRRDWHLDGRKRHRHDDSEENKRIDEWRKRTNSSGKRTEDSDDYEYHEPLEDREKDEEEEDASAEDENRTEDDEDFDNDFFKGEKKPPLKSFDDIIRRLTADDPGTVKPTAKRDYRNTGVDRYAKRDAFAYLKMEIKNVTRPLPQGKGSYVGAASQLSKKVAENAPKLEERKFARNAQEKKTRSKIEDAQAKTKSLEQDYDEYLNTPDNEKEEDLIKAGVEEDTGMQADVTNTDYVEDEDEEESSFSAGKTTTTTTAATTSSTTTTTTTTTTTPRPPSTQNYDYREHRVYESSGTGPQYNGYQGKNDYPPMSAHSMHKWQSLGTRESVKETRGNMQQYNKNGKTAEIREALQHAIKVSREGSCQWPRPRVIPVRDVYPSPSTTYVPHCAILHRCSDDTGCCRSEALTCVPKHSHRVELSFYTTSVGGASVVEKLSFYNHTECECRERTEYDTTNEKPSEQRVYRHYHQPSPQPQNMRRAQPRKPCRCPSEFTPRITPEGECHCNCYENHQNCIKIRRGKGYFSLSDRLCIQNEECAMPSCEFGEYMRRQGKCPKRKDKFDAIVNFRTNLNHRYRS